attttaaaatcccaAAAAATATTTCACCGTTTTcgaattttggtattttctcagctgagaaaattccaaaaaacGGCTGAGAAAATTCCAAAAACGCTTCATGGGTACTTGTCGTTATCTGTGTAGCTTTTTGACAAAAGCCTTGCAGATAATGCGTGCCTCCTTCCTTTATATTTATCACCACTATTTTTCTCTGAGTAGTTGGTTCGTTTATTTTGTTCTTCTGAAATTTTGAAGGTTTGGATGGTGGTGGGGACTTTGTGCTCTCTGGAAAATCAACGAAGAAAGAGAGGCTCAGAAAATTAAGTGCTCTTGGTACTGCAAAAACGACGAGCTTTCGAGACTGCGAAATGGGTTGCAACGTGTCTGACAGAGACGATGAGCTCCCCAGTAAGAGATTTAAGCTTCCCAGAAAGGTTTGCTTACTTCTGTCGATTACCCAAATCTTTGATTCGTGTTTTATCCTTCTGTTTTTaattcttcttattttttttcccaGTTTTTTTATGATTGCAATGGCGTTGATCATGCCTCTGTTCCACGGAAGCTGCGATCAGGTATGTGGGTTTGAAATAACAGTGGGAAATTTTGCtcgtttatctttgtttttaatttcaatgCTAAATTTTCCTTTGaggtaattatatttttatttaattatttgggaTTTGATTTGTTTGGTGGGTCTTCTGGGGAGTTTTTCGagtttgtttttctttggtttAGATTTAATTCTGGATTAGAAGTGCAGCACAACTGAAGCTTTTGgcttttttcttgctttttcgGGAAGCAAGGTTTCGTCAGTTTTCTTcccaactttaattcaatttaaTATGATGCTTCCacttttattaaattatttattatatttggGTCTGAGATTTAGCCCTCCTTTTGTTTCTGTAGTTTTACTTTTCCAAAAGAGATACTTTAATGGCTTTCAATGATTCGGGTCCCTTTCGGGTTATagggaattaaaaataaaaaaaatgaaacagttCCTGTCATATTCTGTTGATGAAGTATGGATGTCTTCTGTTTTTTGAAATTGTTTATACACTTGCAGCAATGAAGAAGcgcaaccgtgaatctgcatctCCGTCCCCGTCTTTACCAGATGCAAAGAAGGTGAACCATACAATGAGTGGGATCGAATTACTTATGAAGAAAGACGGCGGCTCAGAAATCACAAAAGATGAGGAAGAAGTTGTGGAGACCTTGTATGCTTTGGCTGGACTGTTCCCCAGGAACGACGTAAATGATAATAGTAAAGTAGACATTGAATCATTAGATGCAAATCCTTCAGGTTTGCCAGGGTCAAAGGAGAGTTTCACATCTGCATTTGAAGGTTTGATTCATTATTCGCTTCTTACAAATCTTCTTTTTCTTAAATATATGCTATCGTGCCCGACTGTTAATTTATGTGGTAGTATTGGTTTCTGCagatggaaaagaaaaatgggGTTCATATTGCCCCTTGAGAGCTACCGAGGCCGCCAGTCCATCAAATGTAGAAAGATTAGGAAAAGAAACTGATCAAGTTGATTGTTTGAACGAACCCATTACTCAACATGAGCCTGAATTGCTTAACAGCAGGAATTCATGTATAAGTTCAGATAATTCCGTTCCTCAAAATCTGAATGTTTCGTCATTGTCAGTGAATGTTGAGGGGTGCAATGAAAAACCTGCCACAGGCAATGCTGACAACTTTTGCAAATCTGATGTAAGCCTGGATAGTCGGTGGGTACTTCTTCTACTTAATTCTGGCTTCCGTCCCTTTCTATTCTATTTcattgtgtgtatgtgtgtccgtgtatctgttttgtttttaaacatCATCATCTTTCTAATCTCCCGGCAGGTTAAAGCAGCCTGTGCAAGAGTTGTCCTCAATTCCTGAGAGAAAACCAGTAACTGCACTGGAGTTGGTAAGCATTAACTCATCAAATCCAAGTCAAATATCCATTTGGTGAGATCGGTCTGATTTTAAGATTTGGATTACTCTTCAGGGCACAACTATTACAGGTCAAGTTGAACTGCACAATACGGATCAGGAAGCCAAGAAAAGTGGTAGTTCTTGTTTACTGAAAAGTCTTCTTCACTATTGGCTGTAATTTCACTTTCACTTGTGAAAAGCGTGTTTTAATATAGCATTGCATATCAATTTCTTAAAGATTGcataatctttgttttttttttctttttctaaggTCCAGTATTGTGGCCTGGCTTGTCTTCAAGTGTCTCTCTTGGTGCTAGCAATGATAGTCCATCATCATTGTCACAGTAATTATCTTCATTCCTTGTTAAATTTTCTAGATAAGTTTTATTTCTCTGTATTTTTCACGTTCCTCATGCTTTTTAGCTATTATTCAAGGTCTCCTGCTGCTAAAATTCCGCACTGGCTAGATGCTGCCTTGTCTACCTCGAGAGCTTCTGTCCAAAATAGTTCGTCTTTTGGAAAGGTGAAGAGAGGGCTTTCAGTTTTCAAATCAGCTATTTTATCATCTCAATATGCGCCACTCTTTTCTTCTCAAATTTCTATACCATGTGAAGCTTCTGATTGAGGGTATGGTGGACTGTCAACTGTACAGGTTACTAATGTTCTCCATGGTAGAAGGTCGTGTAAGAAATGCGCAGCTCATGTTTACATAAGTCACTTGATTCAGGCTTTACAAAACTCCGAGTGTAAGAATAAGTTACAGCTACAGCCTAATCAAATGACCCCACATGAAGGATTAAAACAAGTGGCTCTTCTGGGAGTTAATGTGTATGCTAATGCAAACAATGGTTCAAATGGGATTGTTGCTACTAGTAGCATCGGTATTTCTCGATCTGAAAAAAAATCAGCCGAAGCTAAGAACGGTACACTGCAGCAGACGAAGCTCCATCAAGATCAGCCACAGTTCGCTATGGGATCTCGAGCATACGCTTCACCAAAGCAGGTAAAGCTTAGTGTTGTAATTGCTATTGGTTCATCGCAGAGTTTTGATGATATTCTCACTGGCCTCGTTTCTTGCAGAGTTTTGATTTCCTGTCACTGTCAGCTGGAGGTGGTGGCTCAGAAACTAATAATAGTTTTAGCAGAGCTGGAAAGGGGATGGAGCCATCATCACAATCCCAAGCCCCGTATATTCATCCTCTCATGCAACGTCACACACTCATTCCTTTCTCTTTGCCCCAGTCTCAGTACAGCTCTTCTGCTCACCCTAACAATCCTTCAGTGTCTCAGCAGGTTTTTCTGAtctcctttaatttttttcattttattccaTTTCTTCTGTGAAGCTTAGATTCATTTAATAGAACCAGGATTTGGTCTAATATACGTAACGGAAAGTTGAGAGGGACCTGATCAACTTTGACTCTAACTAGTAAACAAGCAGACCTTTTACTATTATAGACCTGTAGTAATAATGCTGAATATAAACACTGAATGCAAAGTACTAAAATTAGGAAATAATACTTAACTGTAGGCCCAGATGCAGCTACCTCCATATCATGGCAACCCATTTGGTCCTCAAGCAAGTCCCACAGCATCGACGAAGCAGCATCCTCAACAGCAACATCTACAGCTCCAACAGCATCAGCAGAGGCTTTGGGCCGCTCACTTAGCTGCTCAGTACAGGCCAGTGGGAACTTCGGCACCCGCAGTTCATTTTCCCAGTTGGCAAAATGGAAGGCAGGATTCGATGTTGATTCCATGCAGCCAAGGCCTTATGTCTCCATCCCCGTCAACGCTTGAACTTGTTGGTCCCAAATACGCACCACTGTCCCAACAACAGCAGCAGCTAATGGCTGTAAATTCATCTTTTCCTCCCGGCAGGGTAAAACGACAAGAGCACCATCTACCTTCTGTGTATGAGGAGTCTGGAGGTGGATTTTGTTCTGGAAGTGCATTGCCACTGCAGTTGCTCTGCAGCGAGCACCTCTAATAATTTCTATTGGGAAGTAGCCGGTTCGTAAATTATTTCATTCTTTCTTCTGTTCAGAAGCGGGGGACTTGCTGCTTAACTTTATCGCGACTCAATAAGAGATGAACATAATGTATAAATGATCACCCGGCATTTCGGCCATGTCTTGATTAGCTGAGGGATTCGGTTGGTAGGAAAAATGCCCTAGACTATTAGGCTGCAAAGGTTTTGTAGTAATCTTTTCACGAACATATTTGAGGCATATTGTTCATCTTTTACAAAGAAGATAATAGTAAATTAGTAATGTTTCTGCTCTACAGAGTACTCACTCTGTATGCCCTTGTGAAACTCACTCTCAAATTTGGCTCGCGCTCAGAAAATGGCTTCTGCTGTACTAAATCGTAACAGAGTCAACaattt
Above is a window of Malus sylvestris chromosome 15, drMalSylv7.2, whole genome shotgun sequence DNA encoding:
- the LOC126603466 gene encoding uncharacterized protein LOC126603466, with amino-acid sequence MLVPPASKHRDVRRGGGATRFKQSSGPNSDTKLFPCLDGGGDFVLSGKSTKKERLRKLSALGTAKTTSFRDCEMGCNVSDRDDELPSKRFKLPRKFFYDCNGVDHASVPRKLRSAMKKRNRESASPSPSLPDAKKVNHTMSGIELLMKKDGGSEITKDEEEVVETLYALAGLFPRNDVNDNSKVDIESLDANPSGLPGSKESFTSAFEDGKEKWGSYCPLRATEAASPSNVERLGKETDQVDCLNEPITQHEPELLNSRNSCISSDNSVPQNLNVSSLSVNVEGCNEKPATGNADNFCKSDVSLDSRLKQPVQELSSIPERKPVTALELGTTITGQVELHNTDQEAKKSGPVLWPGLSSSVSLGASNDSPSSLSQSPAAKIPHWLDAALSTSRASVQNSSSFGKVTNVLHGRRSCKKCAAHVYISHLIQALQNSECKNKLQLQPNQMTPHEGLKQVALLGVNVYANANNGSNGIVATSSIGISRSEKKSAEAKNGTLQQTKLHQDQPQFAMGSRAYASPKQSFDFLSLSAGGGGSETNNSFSRAGKGMEPSSQSQAPYIHPLMQRHTLIPFSLPQSQYSSSAHPNNPSVSQQAQMQLPPYHGNPFGPQASPTASTKQHPQQQHLQLQQHQQRLWAAHLAAQYRPVGTSAPAVHFPSWQNGRQDSMLIPCSQGLMSPSPSTLELVGPKYAPLSQQQQQLMAVNSSFPPGRVKRQEHHLPSVYEESGGGFCSGSALPLQLLCSEHL